Proteins encoded by one window of Methanobacterium sp. CWC-01:
- a CDS encoding multiprotein bridging factor aMBF1, translated as MRCEICGKKIIGQPIKTKIESSVMNTCKECSKFGKVQREPPRPQGQFRRTSSGPGRKFRSTKPSYEVIEDYNKVVRESREKKGWSREELAEKIYEKVSVINRIESGRMIPDMKLSRKLEKILGITILEKTDETIAEEVSSRNVRGATIGDIARIKRN; from the coding sequence ATGAGATGTGAGATTTGCGGAAAAAAGATAATCGGACAACCCATAAAAACTAAAATCGAAAGTTCGGTAATGAACACCTGTAAGGAATGTTCCAAGTTTGGCAAAGTCCAAAGAGAACCTCCACGGCCACAGGGTCAATTTAGAAGAACTTCTTCAGGGCCCGGTAGGAAATTCAGGTCAACTAAACCATCATATGAGGTCATTGAGGATTATAACAAGGTCGTCAGAGAATCTCGGGAAAAAAAGGGATGGAGTCGTGAAGAACTTGCGGAGAAGATTTATGAAAAAGTTTCCGTAATAAACCGCATTGAATCTGGTCGTATGATCCCAGATATGAAGCTTTCCAGAAAACTGGAAAAAATTCTGGGTATCACCATTCTGGAAAAAACTGATGAAACTATCGCCGAGGAAGTTAGTTCTAGAAATGTAAGGGGCGCGACTATTGGAGATATCGCTCGGATAAAAAGAAATTAA
- a CDS encoding proteasome-activating nucleotidase: MEKTSHNILKKIEDLKKEIKILKEENAKTKRNLMWKVRKLEKDKVLIENEKMRLDRELKSLRGEIERFRSPPLVIATVTEVLDEGKVVVKSSTGPHFVIGYSRFMDDKDLEPGARVALNQQTFSIVNVLPSEKDPIVTGMEVEEKPDVSYTQIGGLEEQIVEIKETVELPLKKPELFKEIGIEPPKGVLLYGPPGTGKTLLAKAVAHETNATFIKIVASEFVRKYIGEGARLVRGVFELAKEKSPSIIFIDEIDAIAAKRLKSSTSGDREVQRTLMQLLAEMDGFEARGDVGIVAATNRPDILDPALLRPGRFDRFIEVPVPNEDGRREILKIHTKNMTMEEDVDLDLVSALTDGASGADVKAICTEAGMFAIREERPIITMNDFLDAVDKIMGVERDEEIRKEAGVMYG; the protein is encoded by the coding sequence ATGGAAAAAACATCCCATAATATTTTAAAGAAGATAGAAGACCTTAAAAAAGAGATTAAAATCCTCAAAGAGGAAAATGCCAAGACAAAAAGGAACCTCATGTGGAAGGTTAGGAAACTAGAAAAAGACAAGGTCCTAATTGAAAACGAAAAGATGAGGTTGGACCGTGAACTGAAATCCCTCCGTGGAGAAATTGAAAGGTTCCGATCTCCGCCACTGGTGATTGCCACCGTAACTGAAGTACTAGATGAGGGTAAAGTAGTGGTGAAAAGCAGTACTGGCCCACATTTTGTCATTGGATATTCACGTTTCATGGATGATAAGGACTTAGAACCAGGAGCCAGAGTGGCTCTAAATCAACAGACCTTCAGCATCGTCAATGTTTTACCTTCCGAGAAAGACCCCATTGTGACGGGTATGGAAGTTGAAGAAAAGCCAGATGTATCTTACACACAAATAGGCGGATTGGAAGAGCAGATAGTGGAGATTAAGGAAACCGTAGAACTGCCTCTCAAAAAACCAGAGTTATTCAAAGAAATCGGCATAGAACCTCCCAAAGGAGTGCTTCTTTACGGGCCCCCAGGAACCGGGAAAACTCTACTGGCCAAGGCCGTGGCCCATGAAACCAACGCAACCTTCATAAAGATCGTGGCCTCAGAATTTGTGCGTAAATACATTGGAGAAGGTGCCCGTTTAGTGCGCGGAGTATTCGAACTGGCCAAGGAAAAATCTCCCAGCATAATATTCATAGACGAAATTGATGCTATAGCTGCTAAAAGACTTAAAAGTTCCACTAGTGGTGATCGAGAAGTTCAACGTACCCTAATGCAGCTTTTAGCAGAGATGGATGGGTTCGAGGCACGAGGAGATGTGGGTATTGTGGCCGCCACCAACCGACCTGACATTCTGGATCCGGCCTTACTGAGACCGGGCCGTTTTGACCGGTTCATTGAAGTACCGGTACCCAATGAAGATGGTCGTCGAGAAATTCTCAAAATACACACCAAAAACATGACCATGGAAGAGGATGTGGACCTTGATCTGGTATCTGCTCTTACCGACGGAGCATCAGGTGCTGATGTGAAGGCCATCTGCACTGAAGCAGGTATGTTTGCCATACGGGAAGAAAGGCCCATTATAACCATGAATGACTTCCTTGATGCCGTGGATAAGATTATGGGTGTGGAACGGGACGAAGAAATCCGAAAAGAAGCCGGAGTTATGTACGGATAG
- the cobK gene encoding precorrin-6A reductase — protein sequence MRIMVMAGTSDSTVLIKKLKNLKNDIYIMATTVTSYGAQIAKSAGANTVISKPLQKDGLTHIIKKHHIDILVDSTHPFAAEATRNAIQASKETAITYLRLERPATTLPKNSLIHPVASFPEAAQLAKTINNGCIMHLAGVTTLHHLTEVIDADRIVARVLPNPYSIKKSLELGLPGENLIAMQGTFTAEFNKALMREYGAEVVVTKDSGAVGGTTSKIEAALELEIPIIVVLRPEILGLEYEKVSSSVEELIELVLKSGTLDE from the coding sequence ATGAGAATAATGGTGATGGCTGGTACCAGTGATTCCACAGTGCTCATAAAGAAGTTGAAAAACCTGAAGAATGACATCTACATCATGGCCACCACGGTCACCAGTTATGGTGCCCAAATTGCCAAATCAGCCGGTGCTAATACAGTGATTAGTAAACCACTCCAAAAGGATGGACTAACTCATATCATAAAGAAACATCACATAGACATCCTGGTCGACTCCACTCACCCCTTTGCAGCAGAGGCGACCCGTAATGCAATCCAGGCCAGTAAAGAAACAGCAATCACCTACCTCAGGCTGGAACGGCCAGCTACTACATTACCCAAAAATTCACTAATTCATCCGGTAGCTTCCTTCCCTGAAGCAGCCCAACTTGCAAAAACAATTAACAATGGCTGTATTATGCATCTGGCAGGAGTCACCACTCTGCACCATCTTACAGAGGTCATAGATGCTGATAGGATAGTGGCAAGGGTTCTTCCCAATCCCTATTCCATAAAAAAATCCTTGGAACTTGGTCTGCCTGGAGAAAACCTAATCGCCATGCAGGGCACCTTCACCGCTGAGTTCAATAAGGCCCTTATGAGGGAATATGGCGCAGAAGTGGTGGTGACTAAAGATAGTGGTGCGGTTGGCGGGACCACATCTAAAATTGAGGCAGCCTTGGAGCTGGAAATCCCAATCATTGTGGTTCTTAGACCAGAGATTTTAGGATTAGAATATGAGAAGGTTTCCAGTAGTGTAGAAGAACTGATAGAACTAGTTTTAAAATCAGGGACACTAGATGAATAA
- the rimI gene encoding ribosomal protein S18-alanine N-acetyltransferase → MIIREFRRPDVKQVLEIEFSSFKDPYPSHILVDIYNLGAGFLVAQQDNMIVGYIIFWIRFEDEGHIISLAVEKKYRRKGVGSSLVWSALDIFKKYNLKKIKLEVRIGNKAARKFYQEIGFEEKEFLPSYYDDGEDAVVMEMIPINDQFKL, encoded by the coding sequence ATGATAATAAGAGAATTCAGGCGTCCGGACGTTAAGCAAGTTCTGGAAATTGAGTTTTCCTCTTTTAAAGATCCTTACCCGTCCCATATTCTGGTGGATATTTATAACCTGGGCGCTGGTTTTCTAGTGGCCCAGCAAGATAATATGATCGTGGGATATATTATATTTTGGATCAGATTTGAAGATGAGGGCCACATAATATCACTGGCGGTGGAAAAAAAATATCGCCGGAAGGGTGTGGGATCCAGTCTGGTATGGTCGGCCCTGGATATTTTCAAAAAATACAACCTAAAAAAGATAAAACTGGAAGTAAGGATAGGTAACAAGGCGGCAAGAAAGTTTTATCAAGAAATAGGCTTTGAAGAAAAGGAATTCCTGCCCAGCTACTACGATGATGGGGAAGACGCCGTAGTCATGGAAATGATTCCCATCAATGATCAATTCAAACTATAA
- the carA gene encoding glutamine-hydrolyzing carbamoyl-phosphate synthase small subunit: MLKEAKLALEDGTIFKGKSFGFETIKTGEVVFATGMTGYVESLTDPSYKGQILMSTYPLQGNYGISSEWFQSDGIKAEGYVVRDLNLHPSHSLSEKSLSDFLKEYQIPGISGVDTRSLTLKLRRFGTLKGALATTEIQDEELLDMARNQPGIEEIDLVDEVCVDKPRILGEDYPYNVVILDCGIKNNSINALLKREIGVTILPYHSSPEEIMDYQPQAMLVSSGPGDPTRVKKAIQTVKDLKERMPIFGICLGQQIISLAFGAKIYKMKFGHRGINQPVKDLETGKVAITSQNHGFTVDPESLSGLPINLTQLNLNDGTPEGIRHDELPIESVQYHPEAGPGPHDSDGFFDHFVETLKDY; encoded by the coding sequence ATGCTTAAAGAAGCTAAACTGGCTCTAGAAGACGGTACCATTTTTAAAGGTAAGTCATTCGGTTTTGAGACCATTAAAACAGGGGAAGTTGTATTTGCTACTGGGATGACTGGATATGTGGAATCTTTGACTGATCCATCTTATAAAGGTCAGATCTTAATGTCTACTTATCCGCTGCAGGGTAATTATGGTATATCATCAGAGTGGTTCCAGTCTGATGGTATAAAGGCTGAAGGGTATGTGGTGCGTGATTTAAACCTCCATCCATCACACAGCCTATCAGAAAAGAGTTTATCAGATTTTTTAAAAGAATATCAGATTCCAGGTATCAGTGGAGTCGATACCCGCTCATTAACCCTGAAGTTACGCCGTTTTGGTACACTGAAAGGGGCGCTGGCCACCACTGAAATTCAGGACGAAGAACTTCTAGACATGGCCCGTAATCAGCCAGGCATAGAAGAGATAGACCTGGTGGATGAGGTTTGCGTTGATAAGCCTCGCATTTTGGGAGAAGACTATCCATACAATGTGGTAATATTAGATTGCGGGATAAAAAACAACAGCATCAACGCTCTATTAAAGCGAGAGATTGGGGTGACCATTTTACCATACCATAGCAGCCCAGAGGAGATCATGGACTACCAACCACAAGCCATGCTGGTTTCCAGTGGCCCTGGAGATCCTACCAGGGTTAAAAAGGCAATTCAAACTGTTAAAGATCTTAAAGAAAGAATGCCCATATTTGGTATCTGCTTGGGGCAGCAAATAATTTCCCTGGCCTTTGGGGCTAAAATATATAAGATGAAGTTCGGGCATCGAGGAATAAACCAACCGGTTAAGGACCTGGAAACAGGCAAAGTAGCTATTACCTCCCAGAATCATGGTTTCACTGTGGATCCTGAATCTTTGTCCGGCCTTCCCATCAACTTAACCCAGTTAAACCTGAATGATGGCACTCCAGAGGGGATCAGGCATGATGAACTCCCCATAGAAAGTGTACAGTACCACCCGGAAGCCGGCCCCGGACCACATGACAGTGATGGCTTCTTTGACCATTTTGTGGAGACTCTTAAGGATTATTGA
- the carB gene encoding carbamoyl-phosphate synthase large subunit, with translation MPRDKDIKKVLIIGSGPIQIGQAAEFDYSGSQACKSIQEEGIETILVNSNPATIQTDMDMADKVYVEPLTPEIVAKIIEKEKPDAILPTMGGQTGLNVATGLEEIGALEGIKVIGSSVETIRNVEDRDLFDNFMKDLNEPVPRARAVESLDDAIKAVEEIGYPVIVRPAFTLGGTGGGVAHNEEELREVAARGLDMSFINQVLIDESVIGWKEFEYEVMRDKNDTCIIVCNMENIDPMGIHTGESIVLAPSQTLSDVDNQKLRNASIKIIRALKIQGGCNIQFAVHPETGEYKVIEVNPRVSRSSALASKATGYPIAKISAKIAIGMTLDEIQNDITKETPASFEPTLDYVVAKIPRWPFDKFKGISKKIGVQMKSTGEVMSIGRTIEESLHKAIRSLDIGRYGFEEVAFTRNELANPTDERIFQVYTALKQGMSVEEIHHITRIDKFFLHKILNIIDFEEKVSSESLKDPTIMGESKRMGFSDRILAQMAGIDEDEIRQYRREMGITPSYKMVDTCAAEFEAETPYYYSTYEFEDEVAVSDNKKVIIIGAGPIRIGQGIEFDYCCVHSALALKEEGIETIIINNNPETVSTDYDISDKLYFEPLTLEDVMAIVEKEKPHGVVVQFGGQTSINLAVPLANQGVKILGTPHESIDRVEDRERFTRVLNQLKIPQADYGITYSFEDAQDVAQRIGYPVLVRPSYVLGGRAMEIVYDDLELQEYMKEAVRISPEHPILVDKFLEDAIEIDVDALCDGETVFIGGIMEHIEEAGVHSGDSACVIPPQSISTNVLQTIKDYTRRLALELEVVGLINIQYAVKIGEDENPMVYILEANPRASRTVPFVSKAVGVPLAKIAAKLMIGHKLQDFGLESEIRVEHVSVKESIFPFIKLPEADSVLGPEMKSTGESMGIDENFGVAYYKALLSAGMELPQRGKIFISVRDSDKNRIRDIVEKAKHLGFELMATRGTAKAVEYLGDIETIRKVSQGSPNIRDAIVNGEVALIINTPSGKQSADDGYYIRRMAIELNIPYVTTLAGARAALNAIENVEDGKIGVKSLGEYHQDL, from the coding sequence ATGCCACGGGATAAAGACATTAAAAAAGTGCTTATCATTGGCTCGGGACCTATCCAAATAGGTCAAGCCGCCGAATTTGACTATTCAGGCTCTCAAGCCTGTAAATCCATACAGGAAGAGGGGATAGAAACTATACTGGTTAACAGCAACCCGGCCACCATCCAGACCGATATGGACATGGCAGATAAGGTTTATGTGGAACCCCTCACCCCCGAGATAGTGGCCAAAATAATAGAAAAGGAAAAGCCCGATGCCATACTTCCCACCATGGGTGGTCAGACTGGCCTCAATGTGGCCACTGGCCTGGAAGAGATTGGTGCCCTGGAAGGGATTAAGGTCATAGGGTCATCTGTGGAAACCATACGCAACGTGGAGGACCGTGATCTGTTCGATAACTTCATGAAAGATTTAAACGAACCCGTGCCCAGAGCCAGAGCAGTGGAATCACTGGATGATGCCATAAAAGCCGTGGAAGAGATAGGTTATCCAGTTATTGTGCGGCCAGCCTTCACTCTAGGAGGTACTGGTGGAGGAGTAGCCCATAATGAGGAAGAACTGCGGGAAGTGGCTGCCCGAGGACTGGACATGAGTTTCATTAACCAGGTTCTAATTGATGAATCGGTAATAGGCTGGAAGGAGTTCGAATATGAGGTTATGCGGGACAAAAACGACACCTGCATCATAGTCTGTAACATGGAGAACATTGACCCCATGGGAATCCACACCGGAGAAAGTATAGTACTGGCCCCCTCCCAGACCCTCAGTGACGTGGACAATCAGAAGCTGCGTAATGCATCCATCAAGATCATAAGAGCCCTCAAAATTCAGGGGGGCTGTAACATACAGTTCGCAGTACACCCCGAGACTGGAGAGTATAAGGTAATCGAAGTAAATCCGCGGGTGAGCAGAAGCAGTGCCCTGGCATCTAAAGCCACCGGATATCCCATCGCCAAGATATCAGCCAAAATAGCCATTGGCATGACCCTGGACGAGATACAGAACGATATAACCAAGGAAACCCCTGCCTCATTTGAGCCCACCCTGGACTACGTGGTGGCTAAAATCCCAAGATGGCCCTTTGATAAATTCAAAGGAATTAGTAAAAAGATTGGGGTGCAGATGAAGTCTACCGGGGAAGTCATGTCCATAGGCCGCACCATTGAAGAATCTTTACACAAAGCCATCCGTTCCTTGGACATCGGTAGGTACGGATTTGAGGAGGTGGCCTTCACTAGGAACGAGTTGGCGAACCCCACTGATGAACGTATATTCCAGGTATACACCGCCCTCAAACAGGGGATGAGCGTGGAGGAAATTCATCACATCACCCGGATCGATAAGTTCTTCCTCCACAAAATATTGAACATCATAGATTTCGAAGAAAAAGTCAGTTCAGAATCCCTGAAAGACCCCACTATAATGGGTGAATCCAAACGTATGGGATTCTCGGACCGGATCTTAGCCCAGATGGCAGGGATAGATGAGGATGAAATACGCCAGTATCGAAGGGAGATGGGAATAACTCCATCCTACAAGATGGTGGATACGTGTGCTGCAGAATTCGAAGCGGAAACCCCCTATTACTATAGTACCTATGAATTTGAAGATGAAGTAGCTGTTTCTGATAATAAAAAGGTTATCATCATTGGTGCCGGGCCAATAAGGATTGGTCAGGGCATTGAATTTGATTACTGCTGTGTTCATTCCGCTCTGGCCTTAAAAGAGGAGGGTATTGAGACTATAATTATCAACAATAATCCGGAAACGGTGAGTACAGACTATGACATTTCCGACAAACTTTATTTTGAACCACTTACCCTGGAAGATGTGATGGCCATTGTTGAGAAAGAGAAGCCACATGGGGTGGTTGTTCAGTTTGGAGGCCAGACCAGCATCAACCTGGCGGTTCCACTGGCTAACCAGGGAGTGAAGATTTTAGGAACACCCCATGAGAGTATAGACCGGGTTGAAGACCGGGAAAGATTTACCAGAGTTCTTAATCAGTTAAAAATACCCCAGGCAGATTATGGAATAACCTATTCATTTGAGGATGCTCAGGATGTGGCTCAGAGAATCGGGTACCCTGTTTTAGTACGCCCTTCATATGTACTGGGCGGTAGGGCCATGGAAATCGTTTACGATGATCTGGAACTCCAGGAATACATGAAAGAGGCCGTACGAATCTCGCCAGAACATCCCATACTGGTGGACAAGTTCTTGGAAGATGCTATTGAAATAGATGTGGACGCCCTCTGTGATGGTGAAACCGTGTTTATTGGGGGTATCATGGAACATATTGAAGAGGCCGGAGTACATTCCGGAGATTCTGCCTGCGTAATACCACCTCAGAGCATTTCAACCAATGTTCTACAGACTATCAAGGATTACACCCGCAGATTAGCCCTGGAATTAGAAGTGGTGGGGCTGATAAATATTCAGTACGCAGTGAAAATTGGGGAAGACGAAAACCCCATGGTTTATATACTGGAAGCCAATCCACGGGCCAGTCGAACTGTTCCATTCGTTAGTAAAGCAGTTGGTGTCCCTCTGGCAAAAATTGCCGCCAAATTGATGATAGGACATAAGTTGCAGGACTTTGGACTGGAGAGCGAGATCCGGGTGGAACATGTATCAGTAAAGGAATCCATATTCCCCTTTATAAAGCTTCCTGAGGCTGATTCCGTTCTGGGACCAGAGATGAAATCCACTGGAGAAAGTATGGGTATTGATGAAAACTTTGGAGTTGCCTACTACAAGGCCCTGCTCTCGGCTGGGATGGAACTTCCACAGAGAGGCAAAATCTTCATTAGCGTCCGGGATTCGGATAAGAACAGGATCCGGGATATTGTAGAGAAGGCAAAGCATCTGGGCTTTGAACTCATGGCTACCCGGGGTACAGCTAAGGCAGTAGAATATCTGGGAGACATAGAAACCATTCGTAAAGTCAGTCAGGGCTCCCCAAACATCCGGGACGCCATAGTAAACGGAGAAGTGGCCCTGATCATTAACACTCCTTCCGGCAAGCAATCAGCAGATGATGGCTATTATATACGTAGAATGGCCATTGAATTGAATATACCCTACGTTACCACTCTGGCAGGAGCCCGTGCTGCCCTCAATGCCATTGAAAATGTGGAAGATGGTAAAATTGGGGTTAAGTCCCTTGGTGAATACCACCAAGACTTGTAA
- a CDS encoding UPF0146 family protein has protein sequence MTFSVSDDMWSDFSEYIIQHYSHAKRIVEVGVGRFNPVALDLQRRLKVNIIMTDIKPCHQHVVQDDITHPDLKIYKDAELIYSIRPPEELHPYLQKVAEDVGADLIIKPFSTDSINTPKNMKLINYKKAVFFQRCSL, from the coding sequence ATGACTTTCTCCGTGAGTGATGACATGTGGAGTGATTTTTCCGAATATATAATCCAGCACTACTCTCACGCCAAGCGTATTGTGGAGGTGGGAGTGGGACGTTTTAACCCAGTGGCATTGGACCTCCAAAGACGGCTTAAGGTGAATATTATTATGACCGATATTAAACCTTGCCATCAACACGTAGTCCAGGATGATATTACCCATCCTGACTTAAAAATATATAAGGATGCGGAACTCATTTATTCGATACGACCCCCAGAAGAACTCCATCCCTACCTGCAGAAGGTGGCAGAAGATGTAGGGGCAGATTTGATAATAAAACCCTTTTCCACAGACTCTATAAACACTCCTAAAAATATGAAACTTATCAATTATAAAAAAGCAGTTTTCTTCCAGAGGTGTTCCCTTTGA
- a CDS encoding calcium-translocating P-type ATPase, PMCA-type, translating to MKWLKFTVDETLMNLNSTRDGLSTEEAQKRTLEYGKNELVEEAKAGPIRLFLGQFMDILILILIIAAVAAYYVGDTLDAIVILIVVLINAVVGFIQEYRAEKAMEKLKGLISSEAVVIRDGKEEKISAGDLTRGDVVLLEEGDNVPADMRIIESYDLLVDESALTGESLPVEKHTEAIYDDGHSPANMVFMESDISSGRGKGVVVEIGMNTEIGKIAEMIQEEDEETPLQQKIARLGKILGLLAVVVCIFVFVLEYLQGSDIVETFMTAVSLAVAAVPEGLPAILTLTLALGMQRMARSNAIVRKLLAVETLGSCNVICTDKTGTLTLNQMTVREVKVNEPEMVYTIAALCNNASISKGKVIGDPTDAALLLYAEEAGYNRSELEQKNPRLLEIPLDSTRKRMTTVNLIGKDRYILVKGAPEVLLQKCSQIEGESGICSITPVDNTKVMDDLKHMTGNALRVLGFAYRKLDPSENLSLKETLERDLIFAGLVGMMDPPRQEAKDAIAVANKAGIKVVMITGDHKDTAVAIAKEIGIVDADNVIALTGAELDLLSDQEFENMVDKVGVYARVFPEQKVRIVETLKKKGNVASMTGDGVNDAPALKKAAIGVAMGSGTDVAKESADMLLQDDNFATIVKAVREGRTIFDNIRRFVRFQLSTNIGAILTITSSSIMGLPVPFNPIQVLWINIIMDGPPAQSLGVEPPEKGVMERPPLKEEIIPRKNLIKIIVAGVVMTVGTLALYYYLLSNGTDLIKAMSMAFTVFVMYQIFNVFNCRSTHGFSNRFLLIAVASSFLLQLGVIYTPFLQGIFETTALSGVDWIIVLLIASTILVSDFLVERLLK from the coding sequence TTGAAATGGCTTAAATTTACTGTAGATGAAACTTTAATGAACTTAAATTCAACCAGGGATGGTTTATCCACTGAGGAGGCTCAGAAACGTACTCTGGAATATGGTAAAAACGAACTGGTTGAAGAAGCAAAGGCAGGTCCAATCAGACTATTTTTGGGCCAATTTATGGATATTCTGATACTCATTCTGATCATAGCCGCAGTGGCAGCTTACTACGTGGGAGACACCCTGGATGCCATAGTAATCCTAATTGTAGTATTAATTAATGCGGTGGTAGGGTTTATACAGGAATATCGTGCTGAAAAGGCCATGGAAAAATTAAAAGGACTTATATCCAGTGAGGCAGTAGTTATCCGGGATGGGAAAGAGGAGAAAATCAGTGCTGGAGATCTCACCCGGGGAGATGTGGTTCTCCTGGAGGAAGGAGACAACGTCCCTGCTGACATGCGGATCATAGAAAGCTACGATCTCCTGGTGGATGAATCGGCCCTTACTGGTGAATCTTTACCCGTGGAAAAACACACCGAAGCCATCTATGACGATGGTCACAGCCCGGCAAATATGGTGTTCATGGAATCTGACATCTCCTCCGGACGTGGAAAGGGAGTAGTGGTAGAGATTGGCATGAACACCGAGATAGGTAAGATCGCGGAGATGATACAGGAAGAAGATGAGGAAACTCCCCTCCAGCAGAAGATTGCACGTCTGGGAAAGATATTGGGGTTACTGGCCGTGGTGGTCTGTATATTTGTATTTGTCCTTGAATATCTACAGGGTTCAGATATAGTCGAAACCTTTATGACTGCAGTTTCTCTGGCCGTGGCAGCTGTACCGGAAGGATTGCCTGCTATTTTAACTCTAACCCTTGCTCTGGGTATGCAGAGGATGGCCCGGAGCAACGCCATTGTCAGAAAACTACTGGCCGTAGAAACTCTGGGATCCTGTAACGTTATATGCACGGATAAGACCGGAACTCTAACCCTAAACCAGATGACGGTCCGAGAAGTTAAGGTCAATGAACCGGAAATGGTTTACACCATTGCTGCCTTGTGTAACAACGCCAGTATTTCCAAAGGAAAGGTTATTGGGGATCCCACTGATGCCGCTCTTCTTTTATATGCTGAAGAGGCAGGGTACAACCGCAGTGAATTGGAACAAAAAAATCCCCGGCTCCTGGAAATTCCCCTAGACAGCACTCGTAAGAGGATGACCACCGTTAACCTGATTGGCAAGGATCGTTACATCCTGGTTAAAGGGGCTCCAGAGGTTTTGCTGCAGAAGTGCTCCCAGATAGAGGGAGAAAGTGGGATCTGTTCCATAACTCCTGTAGACAACACTAAAGTCATGGATGACCTTAAGCACATGACCGGTAATGCCCTACGGGTTCTGGGATTCGCCTACCGGAAGCTGGATCCATCTGAAAATTTATCTCTCAAGGAAACCCTGGAAAGGGACTTAATCTTCGCCGGACTGGTGGGGATGATGGATCCCCCGCGACAGGAAGCAAAGGATGCCATCGCCGTGGCCAATAAGGCCGGTATCAAAGTGGTAATGATCACTGGTGATCACAAGGACACCGCAGTGGCCATTGCTAAGGAAATCGGTATAGTGGACGCAGATAACGTTATAGCCCTAACTGGGGCGGAACTAGATCTGCTCAGTGACCAGGAATTCGAGAACATGGTGGACAAGGTGGGGGTCTATGCCAGAGTCTTCCCAGAACAAAAGGTTCGCATAGTGGAAACTCTTAAGAAGAAGGGCAATGTTGCCTCCATGACTGGAGACGGGGTTAATGATGCTCCTGCACTTAAAAAAGCCGCAATTGGTGTTGCCATGGGGAGCGGGACTGATGTGGCCAAGGAATCTGCCGACATGCTCCTTCAGGATGATAACTTCGCCACCATAGTAAAGGCGGTGCGCGAAGGAAGAACTATATTTGATAACATCCGCCGTTTTGTGCGCTTTCAGCTTTCCACCAACATCGGAGCCATACTTACCATCACTTCTTCCTCCATAATGGGTCTTCCAGTACCCTTCAACCCCATACAGGTATTGTGGATAAATATTATTATGGATGGACCACCAGCCCAGTCTTTAGGGGTGGAACCTCCCGAAAAAGGTGTTATGGAACGTCCTCCTCTGAAAGAAGAGATAATACCCCGGAAAAATCTTATTAAAATAATCGTTGCCGGGGTGGTGATGACCGTCGGAACTCTGGCCCTGTACTACTATTTGCTGAGCAATGGAACCGACCTGATCAAGGCCATGAGCATGGCTTTTACTGTTTTCGTCATGTACCAGATCTTCAACGTGTTCAACTGCCGATCGACACATGGATTTTCCAACAGATTTCTGTTAATAGCAGTAGCATCTTCCTTCTTACTCCAGTTGGGTGTCATATACACCCCTTTCTTGCAGGGTATATTCGAAACAACTGCTCTTTCTGGTGTAGATTGGATAATTGTTCTCCTGATCGCCAGTACCATACTGGTAAGTGATTTCCTGGTTGAGAGGCTTCTAAAATGA